The following coding sequences are from one Thermostaphylospora chromogena window:
- the fxlM gene encoding methyltransferase, FxLD system — protein sequence MSNTVDTPDDRDRAAREMRDALVDKLCADGMITSAVVERAFRTVPRHRFMPAGTPLQDAYAADVAVKVKTDERGTLISSVSAPFIQARMIEQARLGPGMSVLEIGSGGCNAALLAEVVGPEGRVVSVDIDPEVTRRADTLLKETGYGHRVRVVPADAEYGVPGEPDPFDAIIVTVGAWDIPPAWPEQLAPHGRLVVPLRMNGVTRSIAFVRQGDHLVSTSAEVCGFVPMQGAGAHPERGLPLLDAEGRTVELRFDTGAPEDRICCTECSRPRAPKCGPASRSSTWSPSPACTCGSRASCPGSAGSPRRRESSCTANVKSGSPSGACAVTPSPTWWYAPPWVGTGRSSARGPTESTATGLRPRWSNRSKPGIAKPATGRIPRSPSGRPAATSPGCPTARSSS from the coding sequence ATGAGCAACACGGTTGACACGCCCGACGACCGCGATAGGGCGGCGCGGGAGATGCGGGACGCCCTCGTGGACAAGCTGTGTGCGGACGGGATGATCACGTCTGCGGTCGTGGAACGGGCCTTTCGCACGGTCCCGCGGCACCGGTTCATGCCGGCGGGCACGCCGCTGCAGGACGCCTACGCCGCCGATGTCGCGGTGAAGGTCAAGACGGACGAACGCGGGACGCTCATCTCCAGCGTCAGCGCCCCCTTCATCCAGGCCCGGATGATCGAGCAGGCGCGGCTCGGACCGGGCATGAGCGTGCTGGAGATCGGCTCCGGCGGCTGCAACGCCGCGCTGCTGGCCGAGGTCGTCGGCCCGGAGGGGCGCGTGGTCAGCGTGGACATCGACCCGGAGGTGACCCGGCGAGCCGACACGCTGCTGAAAGAGACCGGGTACGGCCACCGGGTCAGGGTGGTGCCGGCGGATGCCGAGTACGGCGTGCCCGGGGAGCCGGACCCCTTCGACGCGATCATCGTCACGGTCGGTGCGTGGGACATCCCGCCGGCGTGGCCGGAGCAGCTCGCCCCGCACGGCCGCCTGGTCGTGCCGCTGCGTATGAACGGCGTCACCCGCTCCATCGCGTTCGTCCGCCAGGGCGACCACCTGGTGAGCACCTCGGCCGAGGTGTGCGGGTTCGTCCCGATGCAGGGTGCCGGAGCGCACCCTGAGCGGGGCCTCCCGCTGCTGGACGCCGAGGGGCGCACCGTCGAGCTGCGGTTCGACACCGGGGCTCCGGAGGACCGGATCTGCTGCACGGAGTGCTCAAGACCGCGCGCACCGAAGTGTGGTCCGGCGTCACGATCAAGCACATGGTCTCCTTCGCCGGCCTGCACCTGTGGTTCGCGAGCTTCCTGCCCGGGTTCTGCCGGATCTCCGCGTAGGAGGGAATCGAGCTGCACCGCGAACGTGAAGAGTGGTTCCCCTTCGGGTGCGTGCGCGGTGACTCCTTCGCCTACCTGGTGGTACGCCCCGCCTTGGGTGGGGACGGGGCGGAGTTCGGCGCGCGGGCCTACGGAATCCACGGCCACCGGGCTGCGACCGCGCTGGTCGAACAGGTCCAAGCCTGGGATCGCAAAGCCCGCCACAGGCCGGATCCCACGTTCGCCTTCTGGCCGACCGGCAGCGACCTCACCCGGATGCCCGACGGCGCGGTCGAGTTCGTGA
- a CDS encoding helix-turn-helix domain-containing protein produces the protein MDVFQAASGLDDRRVLDYRGAGPTVLRMLVGMQLRRLREAKGISREKAGEAIRASHSKISRLEAGRSGFKARDIADLLTLYGVQDEGDRATLMAMAEQANVPGWWHAYSDVVPSWFEAYLGLEQAARVIRGYEVQFVPGLLQTEAYAHAVISLGGSGDDEEQIERRVELRMKRQRILRRPEPPQLWVVIDEAALRRPIGGSAVMRAQLEHLIDMCALPNVTIQVIPFSAGGHAAAGGPISILRMAERELPDVVYLEQLDSALYPDRPADVDHYRHVMNRLSIQAELASKTPDVLHRVLRDI, from the coding sequence ATGGATGTTTTTCAGGCCGCGAGCGGTCTGGATGACCGCCGTGTCCTGGACTACCGCGGGGCGGGACCGACCGTCCTGCGGATGCTGGTGGGCATGCAGTTACGGAGGCTGCGGGAGGCCAAAGGGATATCGCGCGAGAAGGCGGGCGAGGCCATCCGCGCATCACACTCCAAGATCAGCCGGCTGGAGGCGGGGCGCAGCGGTTTCAAAGCCCGCGACATCGCCGATCTGCTCACCCTCTACGGCGTGCAGGACGAGGGCGACCGCGCCACCCTGATGGCCATGGCCGAGCAGGCCAACGTCCCCGGCTGGTGGCACGCCTACAGCGATGTGGTGCCCTCGTGGTTCGAGGCGTACCTCGGCCTGGAGCAGGCCGCCCGGGTGATCCGCGGCTATGAGGTGCAGTTCGTCCCCGGGCTGCTGCAGACCGAGGCGTACGCGCACGCCGTCATCTCCCTCGGCGGTTCGGGAGACGACGAGGAACAGATCGAGCGCCGGGTCGAGCTGCGTATGAAGCGGCAGCGGATCCTGCGCAGACCGGAGCCGCCGCAACTGTGGGTGGTGATCGACGAGGCGGCGCTGCGCCGTCCGATCGGCGGAAGCGCCGTCATGCGCGCCCAGCTTGAGCACCTCATCGACATGTGTGCGCTGCCGAACGTCACCATCCAGGTGATCCCGTTCAGCGCGGGCGGCCATGCCGCCGCCGGAGGGCCGATCTCGATTCTCCGCATGGCGGAACGGGAACTGCCCGACGTGGTCTATCTCGAACAGCTCGACAGCGCGTTGTACCCGGACCGCCCCGCCGACGTCGACCACTACCGGCACGTCATGAACCGCCTCAGCATCCAGGCGGAACTCGCCTCCAAGACCCCCGACGTCCTCCATCGCGTCCTGCGTGACATCTGA
- a CDS encoding DUF397 domain-containing protein, with the protein MTTTHFTGVAEDGVADATVTTVDFSQAIWRKSSRSGNGGNCVEVAVVGDTIGVRDSKRPADGILAFGSREWRAFIMGVKDGEFDSAS; encoded by the coding sequence GTGACCACCACCCACTTCACCGGCGTCGCCGAGGACGGCGTCGCCGACGCGACCGTCACGACGGTCGACTTCTCGCAGGCGATCTGGCGCAAGAGCAGCCGCAGCGGCAACGGCGGCAACTGCGTGGAGGTCGCCGTGGTCGGCGACACGATCGGGGTCCGTGACTCCAAGAGGCCCGCGGACGGCATCCTCGCCTTCGGCTCCCGCGAGTGGCGCGCCTTCATCATGGGCGTCAAGGACGGCGAGTTCGATTCGGCGAGTTGA
- a CDS encoding helix-turn-helix domain-containing protein — protein MPYVPTVRGRRLAHELRRIRERAGLSGEQAARALGWDQSKISRMETARMRITSGEVVALCEVYAVEGEEREELVQLAREARLQGWWHPYRDVLKPGFSQFLSFEAEALTYRSYEALVIPGLFQTGDYARAVLRGTRSRTPEEIERGVRVRLARQERVTRSTDPLHVWQIIEEGALLRMVGGPKTMREQLEHLLELGSLANVSLQVLPFTAGVHAAIDGPFVLLTFGGYPDVLYMEHLLGCVYLENPEETTAAKMIFDHLRAAALNTGDSAALIRDRIKEIDRSA, from the coding sequence ATGCCTTATGTCCCCACCGTGCGCGGTCGACGGCTCGCGCACGAGCTCCGGCGCATCCGAGAACGGGCCGGGCTGAGCGGCGAGCAGGCGGCACGCGCACTCGGCTGGGACCAGTCGAAGATCAGCCGGATGGAGACGGCACGAATGCGCATCACCTCCGGAGAGGTGGTGGCGCTGTGCGAGGTCTACGCGGTTGAAGGCGAGGAGCGCGAAGAGCTGGTCCAGCTCGCCCGTGAGGCTCGCCTTCAAGGATGGTGGCATCCATATCGTGACGTGCTCAAACCGGGGTTCTCCCAGTTCCTCAGCTTCGAAGCGGAGGCGCTGACCTACCGCAGCTATGAGGCGCTGGTGATCCCCGGGCTCTTCCAGACCGGTGACTACGCCCGCGCCGTGCTGCGCGGGACCCGGTCGCGGACCCCGGAGGAGATCGAGCGCGGGGTGCGGGTGCGCCTCGCCCGGCAGGAGCGGGTCACCCGCTCCACCGATCCGCTCCACGTCTGGCAGATCATCGAGGAGGGCGCGCTCCTCCGCATGGTGGGCGGGCCCAAGACGATGCGCGAGCAACTCGAGCACCTGCTGGAACTCGGCTCGCTCGCGAACGTGTCGCTCCAGGTCCTACCGTTCACGGCAGGGGTGCACGCGGCGATCGACGGCCCCTTCGTCCTGCTGACCTTCGGCGGCTATCCCGACGTGCTCTACATGGAGCACCTGTTGGGATGCGTCTATCTGGAGAATCCCGAGGAGACCACGGCTGCAAAGATGATCTTCGATCATCTGCGGGCCGCCGCGCTCAACACGGGAGACTCCGCCGCCCTGATCCGCGACCGCATCAAAGAGATTGACCGATCAGCTTGA
- a CDS encoding ATP-binding protein yields MTTARLLGSLDIPGTSVAPSLARDYLREILDPAQHAVDDAVLCVSELVTNAVTHTASGRGGKVHVSVAEYADGGVLVEVADDGADTEPVPVRLAEEMSSHGRGLFLVEQIAAAWSHRRGPSGTITWFVVRPPDRRRETAVASGVDAGAMG; encoded by the coding sequence ATGACGACGGCCAGGCTGCTCGGCTCGCTCGACATTCCCGGGACGAGCGTCGCTCCGTCGCTGGCTCGCGATTACCTGCGCGAGATCCTCGATCCGGCACAGCACGCGGTCGACGACGCCGTGCTCTGCGTCAGCGAGCTGGTGACGAACGCGGTGACGCACACGGCTTCCGGCCGGGGCGGGAAGGTCCACGTGAGCGTCGCCGAATACGCCGACGGCGGCGTACTGGTGGAGGTCGCCGACGACGGCGCGGACACCGAGCCGGTCCCCGTGCGGCTCGCCGAGGAGATGTCCTCCCACGGACGCGGCCTGTTCCTGGTGGAGCAGATCGCCGCAGCGTGGAGCCATCGGCGCGGTCCCTCGGGGACGATCACCTGGTTCGTGGTACGGCCGCCGGACCGCCGCCGCGAGACCGCCGTCGCCTCCGGAGTCGACGCCGGCGCGATGGGGTGA
- a CDS encoding MerR family transcriptional regulator, translating into MRISELSAASRVPIPTIKYYLREGLLPPGEQISATRAVYGEPHLRRLRLIRALLEVGRLPLTTIHKVIEAVEDEQLGVHEMLGVAHYALAAEVEPGDPDDEEWRAAREQADTLVEEYGLRLSPQAPTRDELAQVLVTLARLGVPASADDLRPYAEAARRLAAEHEMSRIPVTGPRDAAVEALVIYTVLYGRAFDVLRRMAQESASAFAAEAGS; encoded by the coding sequence ATGCGGATATCCGAGCTGAGCGCCGCGTCGCGGGTGCCGATTCCCACGATCAAGTACTACCTGCGCGAAGGGCTGCTGCCACCGGGTGAGCAGATCTCGGCCACCCGCGCGGTCTACGGCGAGCCGCATCTGCGGCGGCTGCGGCTGATCCGGGCCCTGTTGGAGGTCGGCAGGCTGCCGCTGACCACGATCCACAAGGTGATCGAGGCCGTCGAGGACGAGCAGTTGGGCGTCCACGAGATGCTGGGCGTGGCGCATTACGCCCTGGCCGCCGAGGTGGAGCCGGGCGACCCTGACGACGAGGAGTGGCGTGCCGCCCGCGAGCAGGCCGACACGCTGGTCGAGGAGTACGGCCTGCGCCTGTCGCCGCAGGCGCCCACCCGCGACGAGCTGGCCCAGGTCCTGGTCACGCTCGCCCGGCTCGGCGTCCCGGCCTCCGCGGACGACCTGCGCCCCTATGCCGAGGCCGCCCGGCGGCTGGCGGCCGAGCACGAGATGAGCCGCATCCCCGTCACCGGCCCGCGCGACGCCGCCGTGGAGGCCCTGGTGATCTACACCGTGCTGTACGGCAGAGCGTTCGACGTGCTGCGCCGCATGGCCCAGGAGTCGGCCTCGGCGTTCGCCGCCGAGGCCGGTTCCTGA
- a CDS encoding RNA polymerase sigma factor, which translates to MRIPPPTRRRSSAPASNSSTASTGHWSAASSCAARDPHLAEDLAQDVFVRATRAMLGWRGESPAAWLLAIARNVLADHARRHRVELPLPPADELGVPEMTADAVAVRDLLDRLPERHRRLLTLVYLDGFSLVEVAAMTGRSTSAVKTAVWRARAAFAGRYRGCPELAVYENRPHATPITWGMGILAHDTADGGADDTPTAGGTCADQAPAELERFRAWVATLHDHDQANLQRFGLDLARLRKAAADGRVYAYVDSGVRISRLREIIDDPLVKTVRVADVTFNLDGA; encoded by the coding sequence ATGAGGATTCCACCACCTACGCGGAGGCGGTCATCAGCACCCGCATCGAACAGCTCTACCGCGAGCACTGGCCACTGGTCTGCGGCTTCCTCCTGCGCCGCCCGCGACCCGCACCTCGCCGAGGACCTCGCCCAGGACGTGTTCGTCCGAGCCACCCGCGCGATGCTGGGCTGGCGCGGTGAGTCGCCCGCTGCCTGGCTGCTCGCCATCGCCCGCAACGTGCTCGCCGACCACGCCCGGCGCCACCGCGTGGAGCTCCCCCTGCCTCCCGCCGACGAACTGGGGGTACCGGAGATGACCGCCGACGCCGTCGCGGTCCGCGACCTGCTGGACCGTCTTCCCGAGCGGCACCGCAGGCTGCTCACCCTCGTCTACCTCGACGGTTTCTCCCTGGTCGAGGTGGCCGCCATGACCGGCAGGTCCACTTCTGCGGTCAAGACCGCCGTGTGGCGGGCCCGCGCCGCCTTCGCCGGGCGGTACCGCGGATGCCCCGAACTGGCCGTCTACGAGAACCGGCCGCACGCCACGCCGATCACCTGGGGGATGGGCATCCTCGCGCATGACACGGCGGACGGCGGAGCGGATGACACGCCGACGGCCGGGGGGACGTGCGCCGACCAGGCCCCCGCCGAGCTGGAGCGCTTCCGCGCCTGGGTGGCCACGCTGCACGATCACGATCAGGCCAATCTGCAGCGGTTCGGGCTCGACCTGGCCAGGCTCCGCAAGGCCGCGGCCGACGGCAGGGTCTACGCCTACGTCGACTCGGGCGTCCGGATCTCCAGGCTGCGGGAGATCATCGACGATCCCCTGGTCAAGACCGTCCGGGTGGCCGACGTCACCTTCAACCTGGACGGCGCCTGA
- a CDS encoding N-acetylglucosamine kinase, with translation MTNDSGIVLGIDAGGTSTRAVVAAPDGSRLAHGRGPGGNPTAHGVAAACAAIARAVAEALAGYGGPGTADAPGPVLGVVAGVAGNKPFSTGDGRAALERALGHLDLAPGARIEVVDDVGVAFAAGTPEPSGTVLISGTGAVAGAVSHRRLDVIADGLGWLLGDLGSGYWLGHEAARAVVRRLASPRADRVDAAPKARKEPDLRRPAPGAASLPEHVTALAGHAPNPGLPAPGEVLTPLVTRAVLPDADPGLDGRELAIALITALQGRHPLDLARLAPLVSEAAERGDPLAGDIVAEAARLLTATVAEVRPPGDRTPIVLAGSVLTTPGPVRRAVSDLLARRWDAPVTVAAHGAGAAAWLAALPLLGAEAVSAHARFVRPPAGPPPAG, from the coding sequence GTGACGAACGATTCCGGGATCGTGCTGGGGATCGATGCCGGGGGCACGTCCACCCGCGCGGTCGTCGCCGCACCGGACGGCTCCCGCCTCGCGCACGGCCGCGGACCCGGCGGGAATCCCACCGCGCACGGCGTCGCCGCCGCCTGCGCGGCCATCGCCCGGGCCGTCGCCGAGGCCCTGGCGGGCTACGGCGGCCCCGGCACGGCCGACGCCCCCGGACCGGTGCTCGGGGTGGTCGCCGGGGTGGCGGGGAACAAGCCGTTCTCGACCGGGGACGGCCGGGCCGCGCTGGAACGCGCCCTGGGCCATCTCGACCTCGCCCCCGGCGCGCGGATCGAGGTCGTCGACGACGTGGGGGTGGCGTTCGCCGCGGGCACGCCCGAGCCGTCCGGCACCGTGCTGATCTCCGGGACGGGTGCGGTGGCCGGCGCGGTCTCCCACCGCCGCCTCGACGTCATCGCCGACGGCCTGGGCTGGCTCCTGGGCGACCTGGGCTCGGGGTACTGGCTCGGCCACGAGGCCGCCCGCGCGGTGGTGCGCCGCCTGGCGTCCCCGCGGGCCGATCGCGTGGACGCGGCCCCGAAGGCGCGGAAGGAGCCGGACCTTCGGCGGCCGGCACCCGGCGCCGCGAGTCTCCCCGAGCACGTCACGGCCCTGGCCGGACACGCGCCGAATCCCGGCCTGCCCGCCCCAGGAGAGGTGCTGACGCCCCTGGTCACGCGTGCCGTGCTGCCGGACGCCGACCCCGGCCTCGACGGCCGCGAACTGGCCATCGCCTTGATCACCGCGCTTCAGGGACGCCACCCGCTCGACCTCGCCCGGCTGGCTCCGTTGGTCAGCGAGGCCGCCGAGCGGGGCGACCCGCTGGCGGGGGACATCGTCGCCGAGGCCGCGCGCCTGCTGACCGCCACCGTCGCGGAGGTCCGCCCGCCCGGCGACCGCACCCCGATCGTGCTGGCGGGCAGCGTGCTCACCACGCCAGGCCCGGTACGGCGGGCCGTGAGCGACCTGCTCGCCCGGCGCTGGGACGCGCCGGTGACCGTCGCCGCGCACGGCGCGGGCGCCGCCGCCTGGCTGGCCGCGCTCCCCCTGCTCGGCGCGGAGGCCGTATCCGCCCACGCCCGCTTCGTCCGTCCCCCGGCCGGCCCTCCGCCCGCCGGGTGA
- a CDS encoding MurR/RpiR family transcriptional regulator, with amino-acid sequence MAAGTLGRIRTELPGLPEALRRVGERILEDPERAARLTIIALAELSGSSPATVTRFCRMFGFAGYTELRVALATEIGRAAQANWGAGMGREIGPADPLDAAIETMAATDARLIHETAAQLDTEVVGKVADAIVAANRVLLFGVSISGAVAAMLEARLRRIRISCWSHSDAHEALADAALLEAGDVAIGISHRGRTREVLEALAEAGGHGATLVAVTSFARSPLAELADLVLTTAGRQMETFRAGGLSAVHSQLFVLDAVYLAVAQRTYERAKNSYELTINAVESHRVERG; translated from the coding sequence GTGGCGGCAGGCACGCTTGGACGGATCAGGACAGAGCTGCCTGGCCTGCCCGAGGCGCTGCGCCGGGTGGGCGAGCGCATCCTGGAGGACCCCGAGCGGGCCGCCCGCCTGACGATCATCGCGCTGGCGGAGCTCAGCGGCAGCTCTCCGGCGACCGTGACCCGGTTCTGCCGGATGTTCGGCTTCGCCGGATACACCGAGCTGCGGGTGGCCCTGGCCACCGAGATCGGCCGTGCGGCCCAGGCCAACTGGGGAGCGGGCATGGGCCGGGAGATCGGCCCGGCCGACCCGCTGGACGCGGCCATCGAGACCATGGCCGCCACCGACGCGCGGCTGATCCACGAGACCGCCGCTCAACTCGACACCGAGGTGGTGGGCAAGGTCGCCGACGCCATCGTCGCGGCCAACCGGGTGCTGCTGTTCGGGGTGTCGATCAGCGGCGCCGTGGCGGCGATGCTGGAGGCGCGGCTGCGCCGCATCCGCATCTCCTGCTGGAGCCACAGCGACGCGCACGAGGCGCTGGCCGACGCCGCCTTGCTCGAGGCCGGCGACGTCGCGATCGGGATCTCCCACCGCGGCCGCACCCGCGAGGTCCTGGAGGCGCTGGCCGAGGCGGGCGGACACGGCGCGACCCTTGTCGCGGTGACCTCCTTCGCCCGCTCGCCGCTGGCGGAGCTGGCCGACCTCGTGCTGACCACCGCGGGCCGGCAGATGGAGACCTTCCGCGCCGGAGGCCTGTCCGCCGTCCACTCCCAGCTCTTCGTGCTCGACGCCGTCTACCTGGCGGTCGCGCAGCGCACGTACGAGCGGGCGAAGAACTCCTACGAGCTGACGATCAACGCAGTCGAGAGCCATCGAGTGGAAAGGGGCTGA
- a CDS encoding sugar isomerase domain-containing protein yields MEIGAAAYVQQITELLSKVAQTQAEPVRQAAALITESLRQGGVINAFGSGHSEAIAMEIAGRAGGLVPSNRLALRDVVIYGGEPTSVLGSTELERDPSIAQRIYDLAPVEPQDVFVLISSSGVNGSVVELASIVKDRGHKLIALTSVQHSTRMTSRHPSGRKLLDFADVVLDNGAPYGDAIMPLPGGATFGAVSTITSALLAQMMVAEVVKSMVEAGETPPLYLSANMAGGDEHNRALENRYAGRIRRGA; encoded by the coding sequence TTGGAAATCGGGGCCGCCGCCTACGTCCAGCAGATCACCGAGCTGCTGAGCAAGGTAGCGCAGACACAGGCAGAGCCCGTACGGCAGGCCGCCGCGCTCATCACCGAATCGCTGCGCCAGGGCGGGGTGATCAACGCGTTCGGTTCCGGGCACTCCGAGGCCATCGCGATGGAGATCGCCGGACGCGCCGGCGGGCTGGTCCCGAGCAACCGGCTCGCACTGCGTGACGTCGTCATCTACGGGGGCGAGCCGACGAGCGTGCTCGGCAGCACGGAACTGGAACGCGACCCGAGCATCGCCCAGCGCATCTACGACCTGGCGCCGGTCGAGCCACAGGACGTCTTCGTGCTGATCTCGAGCTCGGGCGTGAACGGCTCGGTCGTCGAATTGGCCTCCATCGTCAAGGACCGCGGCCACAAGCTGATCGCGCTCACCTCCGTGCAGCACAGCACGAGGATGACCTCGCGGCACCCCTCGGGGCGCAAGCTGCTCGACTTCGCCGACGTGGTGCTGGACAACGGTGCGCCGTACGGCGACGCGATCATGCCGCTGCCCGGCGGTGCCACCTTCGGAGCGGTATCCACGATCACCTCAGCGCTGCTCGCGCAGATGATGGTCGCCGAAGTGGTCAAGAGCATGGTCGAGGCAGGCGAGACGCCGCCGCTGTACCTGTCGGCGAACATGGCGGGGGGCGACGAGCACAACCGCGCGCTGGAGAACCGCTACGCCGGGCGGATCCGCCGGGGCGCCTGA
- the ngcE gene encoding N-acetylglucosamine/diacetylchitobiose ABC transporter substrate-binding protein: MAHTPLTRRELLRSAALAGLLVPAAGALSACATPAGDSGASQAPTAGAKSATNPLGIPEDKPFEVVIFDGGLGEAYATDIHQPLFKTNHPNVEIKHSSTKEIAKTLQPRFASGNPPEFVNNSGANAMDLGALAQDEQLYDLSALLDAPSWDDPDVKVRDTIIPSAIELGTYNGKFCVLPYCNTVWGIWYSKTLFEKEGWQVPKTWDEFIALMDTIKKQGKMAPFTYAGKHPFYIYETILTMAAKIGGIDVLKNIDNLEPGAWTAEPVITSATAWAEVGAKYLMEGTTGLDHIQTQVAHNRGEVAMLPNGSWLENEQKDTTPEDFNYAMFPLPDFTSSDAMPYGTVHSRPGEEYFVAAKSANPLAGVEYMRAMLSVKAAGEFMKMVSTPTIVKGAGEGLELTPGLASVVEALKNAGSNITYFRFRQWYLPLHDEVAAATGQLMSGRLTVDKWAERIEKKAAEIKADSSIQKFTRT; the protein is encoded by the coding sequence ATGGCACACACCCCCCTCACCCGGCGCGAGCTGCTGCGCAGCGCCGCGCTGGCGGGCCTGCTGGTGCCCGCGGCCGGTGCCCTCTCCGCGTGCGCGACCCCTGCCGGGGACTCCGGTGCGTCCCAGGCGCCCACCGCCGGTGCCAAGAGCGCGACCAACCCGCTGGGTATCCCCGAGGACAAGCCCTTCGAAGTGGTGATCTTCGACGGAGGGCTCGGAGAGGCCTACGCCACCGACATCCACCAGCCGCTGTTCAAGACCAACCATCCCAACGTCGAGATCAAGCACTCCTCCACGAAGGAGATCGCCAAGACCCTCCAGCCGAGGTTCGCCTCCGGCAACCCGCCGGAGTTCGTCAACAACTCCGGCGCCAACGCCATGGACCTCGGCGCGCTCGCCCAGGACGAGCAGCTCTACGACCTGTCCGCGCTGCTGGACGCGCCGAGCTGGGACGACCCCGACGTCAAGGTCCGTGACACGATCATCCCTTCGGCGATCGAACTGGGCACCTACAACGGCAAGTTCTGCGTGCTGCCGTACTGCAACACGGTGTGGGGCATCTGGTACTCCAAGACCCTCTTCGAGAAGGAGGGCTGGCAGGTCCCCAAGACGTGGGACGAGTTCATCGCCCTGATGGACACCATCAAGAAGCAGGGCAAGATGGCCCCGTTCACCTACGCGGGCAAGCACCCCTTCTACATCTACGAGACGATCCTCACGATGGCCGCCAAGATCGGCGGTATCGATGTGCTGAAGAACATCGACAACCTGGAGCCGGGCGCGTGGACCGCCGAACCGGTGATCACCTCGGCCACGGCGTGGGCGGAGGTCGGTGCGAAGTACCTCATGGAGGGCACGACCGGCCTGGACCACATCCAGACCCAGGTCGCCCACAACAGGGGCGAGGTCGCGATGCTGCCCAACGGGTCGTGGCTGGAGAACGAGCAGAAGGACACCACGCCCGAGGACTTCAACTACGCGATGTTCCCGCTGCCGGACTTCACCTCATCCGACGCCATGCCGTACGGCACGGTGCACTCCCGCCCCGGCGAGGAGTACTTCGTCGCCGCGAAGTCGGCCAACCCGCTGGCCGGGGTGGAGTACATGCGGGCCATGCTGTCGGTGAAGGCGGCCGGTGAGTTCATGAAGATGGTCAGCACGCCCACGATCGTCAAGGGCGCGGGCGAAGGGCTGGAGCTCACGCCCGGTCTGGCCAGCGTGGTCGAGGCGTTGAAGAACGCCGGATCCAACATCACGTACTTCCGCTTCCGCCAGTGGTACCTCCCCCTGCACGACGAGGTCGCGGCGGCGACGGGACAGCTCATGAGCGGTCGGCTCACCGTCGACAAGTGGGCCGAACGGATCGAGAAGAAGGCCGCCGAGATCAAGGCCGACTCCTCGATCCAGAAATTCACCCGGACCTGA
- a CDS encoding carbohydrate ABC transporter permease yields the protein MKYGRARFITGFLTLPVLLYVVYVLSPYAQAFYIAMTDWRGVNATPRFIGLENFQRLMGDGVFWKAVSHNLILLILLPLLTIGIALFFSFLLNVGGRSGVKGIWGSKFYRVLFFFPQVLAVAIVAVLFQQVFQPRSNGMLNSIVVALGLEPIGFLSNPDLALWSVLGVLVWQAVGFYVVLFSAGMASIPRDVFEAAAIDGAGRVQLFFRITLPLLWDTIQVGWVYLGIAALDVFAVVWVMTAEHGGPDSSTTVMAAEIYRNAFHYFQFGYASAMGVVLFFFTVGFAALSLRLSRRERIEF from the coding sequence ATGAAGTACGGCAGGGCGCGGTTCATCACCGGATTCCTCACGCTTCCGGTGCTGCTCTACGTCGTCTACGTGCTGTCGCCATACGCGCAGGCGTTCTACATCGCGATGACCGACTGGCGTGGGGTCAACGCCACGCCGCGGTTCATCGGGTTGGAGAACTTCCAGCGCCTGATGGGCGACGGCGTCTTCTGGAAGGCGGTCTCGCACAACCTCATCCTGCTGATCCTTCTGCCGCTGCTCACCATCGGAATCGCGCTGTTCTTCTCCTTCCTGCTCAACGTGGGCGGGAGATCGGGGGTCAAGGGGATCTGGGGGTCGAAGTTCTACCGCGTGTTGTTCTTCTTCCCCCAGGTCCTCGCCGTGGCCATCGTGGCCGTGCTGTTCCAGCAGGTGTTCCAGCCGCGGAGCAACGGCATGCTCAACTCGATCGTCGTTGCGCTGGGGCTGGAACCCATCGGCTTCCTGAGCAATCCCGACCTGGCGCTCTGGTCGGTCCTGGGCGTGCTGGTCTGGCAGGCGGTCGGGTTCTACGTGGTGCTGTTCTCCGCGGGGATGGCCTCCATTCCCAGGGACGTGTTCGAGGCGGCGGCGATCGACGGCGCGGGCCGGGTCCAGCTGTTCTTCCGGATCACGCTGCCGCTGCTGTGGGACACCATCCAGGTCGGCTGGGTCTACCTCGGCATCGCCGCGTTGGACGTGTTCGCCGTCGTGTGGGTGATGACGGCCGAGCACGGCGGGCCCGACTCCTCCACGACCGTGATGGCGGCCGAGATCTACCGCAACGCCTTCCACTACTTCCAGTTCGGCTACGCCTCCGCCATGGGCGTGGTGCTGTTCTTCTTCACCGTCGGGTTCGCCGCGCTCTCGCTGCGGCTGTCGCGGCGCGAGCGCATCGAGTTCTAA